Below is a genomic region from Citrobacter tructae.
TCCACATAATATAAGAGCCAATGGAACGGGCGCTGGGATCATTGGGCTGCGAGTTATACAGCGGTGGCAGGTTGCGAATGATCGGGTAGATAATGCCTGCACCTCTCGCGGAGTTAGACGGCGTAACGGGGGCCAGGATCAGCTCGGAGAACATCACCGCATAGCCGAGAAACAGCGTCCGATGCCCCATCTTCTTCACCAGCATTAGCGCGATACGCCGACCCAGGCCCGTCTTCTCATAACCGGTGCCAAACATAAAGGCAGCGAAAATCAGCCAGATAACCGAGTTAGAAAAACCCGACACCGCCCATGACAGCGATTTGGCGGTAAATTTAAATCCATCCTGCGCGAGTTGCTCAGGGCTGAACAGTAACCACGGCGACAGCACGGCAATGATCGAAATGCCAATCATCGCCACCACCGCGCCCGGAACAGGTTCCAGAATTAGCCCCACAATCACACCGGTGAAGACGGCAAAATAGAGCCATGTGTGGCTCTCAAGACCGCCAGGAACGGGCAAAACAGCAATAATGGCGATGACCACCAGCGGAGCCAGGTATCGCCACCAACCAGCTAAAGGTGCCATTGTTATATCCCTGCGAAAGGGGGAGAGGTATGCGCCTCTCCGGGAGGGTTATTTGATGTAGTGCACGTGCTCGCAGATTTCGTCGACGATAGGATCGCGACGTTCAGCGAACAGCTTTTTATTTTCGGCGATCAGGTTGTTGCCGTGGGTATCGATGGAAACAATCAGAGGGCCGAACTCTTTGACTCGACACACCCACAGGGATTCCGGCATGCCCAGCTCCGTCCAGTGCACTTCTTCAATTTCTTCAACCTGCGTTGCGGCGACAACCGCACAGCCGGCCGGGAAGATCACGTGCAGCGCTTTAAACTGCTTACAGCCTTCTTCCGTCAGCGGTCCCATACCGCCTTTGCCGACCACCAGCTTGACGCCAGTCTGCTCGATAAACTCTTTCTCAAAGGCTTCCATACGCATGCTGGTGGTTGGGCCAACGGAGACCATCTCCCATTTTTCACCATTTTTACGCACGATCGGTCCGGCGTGGAAAATGGCTTTACCGTTCAGATCGTAAGGGATCGGGCGCTTTAACTCGATCAAGCGGCGGTGGCACACGTCGCGACAGGTCACCAGCGTACCGGAGAGATAAATGACATCGCCGACGCGAATGTCTTCCAGGTCTTCAGCTTTGATCGGGGTTGTCAGGATCTTTTTCATAACGCGCTCCGGGTGTGAGACAGATTTTCGAAGGAGAGATCGGCATGAACCCGCAGCGTGCCGCGAC
It encodes:
- the ttdB gene encoding L(+)-tartrate dehydratase subunit beta, with amino-acid sequence MKKILTTPIKAEDLEDIRVGDVIYLSGTLVTCRDVCHRRLIELKRPIPYDLNGKAIFHAGPIVRKNGEKWEMVSVGPTTSMRMEAFEKEFIEQTGVKLVVGKGGMGPLTEEGCKQFKALHVIFPAGCAVVAATQVEEIEEVHWTELGMPESLWVCRVKEFGPLIVSIDTHGNNLIAENKKLFAERRDPIVDEICEHVHYIK